The proteins below come from a single Halomonas binhaiensis genomic window:
- the otnK gene encoding 3-oxo-tetronate kinase, translating into MSLVLGAIADDFTGATDLANNLVRAGMRTVQVLGVPGDRALPDNVDAVVVALKSRSCPVNEAIADSLAALGWLKARGAKQIFFKYCSTFDSTGQGNIGPVADALLDRLNAEQTVMVPAFPATGRTVYQGHLFVGDRLLNDSGMQDHPLNPMTDADLVRVLGRQTSHRVGAVSHAAIAAGAGTVRERLERLHDEEVRHVICDTLDDADLDVLAEACVDHELVTGGSGLGLALPAQYRRKGWLMAQENAARLSRAEGYQLVLSGSCSRATLGQVAHFLEHHSGLALDPLELAASDAAIESALDFARDHYAQHPDKPVLIYASAAPESIKAAQQKLGVAKAGAVVEAAMARLAVTLVKEGVGRLLVAGGETSGAVVSALALSELRIGPQIDVGVPWTQAQVNGRTLSLALKSGNFGGVDIFSRAFQSLDAADLEGHTA; encoded by the coding sequence ATGAGCCTGGTACTGGGAGCTATCGCCGACGACTTTACCGGGGCCACTGACCTGGCCAACAACCTGGTACGTGCTGGCATGCGTACGGTCCAGGTGCTGGGGGTGCCGGGAGACAGGGCCTTGCCGGATAACGTGGATGCCGTGGTCGTGGCGCTGAAGTCACGTTCTTGCCCTGTCAACGAGGCCATTGCCGATAGCCTGGCTGCGTTGGGCTGGCTCAAGGCCAGGGGCGCGAAGCAGATCTTCTTCAAGTACTGCTCGACGTTCGATTCCACCGGTCAGGGCAATATCGGCCCGGTGGCCGATGCCTTGCTGGATCGACTTAACGCCGAACAGACCGTGATGGTGCCGGCTTTTCCCGCCACCGGGCGTACGGTGTATCAAGGACACCTGTTTGTGGGGGATCGCCTGCTCAATGACAGCGGCATGCAGGACCATCCGCTAAATCCCATGACCGATGCTGATCTGGTCAGGGTCTTGGGGCGCCAGACATCGCATCGAGTAGGAGCCGTGTCACATGCTGCCATCGCGGCAGGTGCTGGCACTGTCAGGGAACGCCTGGAGCGACTGCACGATGAAGAGGTGCGTCATGTGATTTGCGATACGCTGGATGATGCCGATCTCGATGTGCTGGCCGAGGCTTGTGTAGACCATGAACTGGTCACCGGAGGCTCGGGGCTTGGGCTGGCACTGCCAGCACAGTATCGCCGCAAGGGCTGGCTGATGGCGCAGGAAAATGCGGCTCGACTGTCTCGTGCCGAAGGCTATCAACTGGTGCTGTCCGGCAGTTGCTCCCGGGCAACCCTGGGCCAGGTGGCGCATTTCCTTGAACACCATTCGGGGCTGGCGCTGGATCCCCTGGAACTGGCTGCCAGTGATGCTGCCATTGAATCAGCACTGGATTTTGCTCGCGATCATTATGCCCAGCACCCGGATAAGCCGGTGTTGATCTATGCCTCGGCTGCCCCGGAGAGCATCAAGGCTGCTCAGCAGAAGCTGGGTGTGGCCAAGGCGGGAGCCGTGGTCGAAGCCGCCATGGCCAGGCTGGCTGTCACGCTGGTGAAGGAAGGCGTCGGGCGTCTGCTGGTAGCGGGTGGGGAGACTTCTGGCGCGGTTGTGTCGGCTCTGGCCCTGAGCGAGCTGCGCATTGGCCCGCAGATCGATGTGGGGGTGCCCTGGACACAGGCCCAGGTCAATGGCCGCACGCTATCCCTGGCACTCAAGTCCGGAAATTTTGGCGGCGTCGATATCTTTAGCCGCGCCTTTCAATCTCTGGATGCCGCGGACCTGGAGGGGCATACGGCATGA
- the ltnD gene encoding L-threonate dehydrogenase, whose amino-acid sequence MKSRSMTGRERVGVVGLGAMGMGIARSLLRAGLEVVGCDVSAEACRTFEAEGGRSVASPQELAESCSVVLLVVVNSAQVEAVLFGTQEQPGLAGRLTPGSLVVQCATVAPAYAASLGERLAGMGLECLDAPISGGAAKANRGELSVMASGSSQAFAKAATVLEGMAATVHHLGDAPGAGSSVKLVNQHLAGVHIAAAAEAMALGLRMGIDGRRLYEVITQSAGNSWMFENRVPHILDGDYTPLSAVDIFVKDLNIVHDTGRELRLAMPLAASALQQFTAASGMGLGREDDAAVIKVYEATAGFSLPAANDACLEAGETS is encoded by the coding sequence GGGTTGTTGGCCTGGGCGCCATGGGCATGGGTATCGCCCGCTCCCTGCTGCGGGCCGGGCTCGAGGTAGTGGGTTGCGATGTCTCGGCCGAGGCCTGCAGGACTTTCGAGGCCGAGGGCGGGCGCAGCGTGGCGTCTCCACAGGAACTGGCGGAGTCGTGTAGCGTCGTGCTGCTGGTGGTGGTCAATTCCGCTCAGGTTGAAGCGGTACTGTTTGGCACCCAAGAGCAACCAGGGCTGGCAGGCAGACTGACCCCCGGCAGCCTGGTGGTCCAGTGTGCCACTGTGGCTCCGGCCTATGCTGCGTCGCTGGGTGAGCGCCTGGCCGGGATGGGGCTGGAGTGTCTGGATGCGCCGATCAGCGGGGGAGCCGCCAAGGCCAACCGTGGTGAGCTATCGGTGATGGCATCCGGAAGTTCACAGGCTTTTGCCAAGGCGGCCACGGTACTTGAGGGCATGGCTGCTACCGTGCACCACCTGGGCGATGCACCGGGGGCCGGCTCCAGCGTCAAGCTGGTCAATCAACACCTGGCCGGCGTGCACATTGCGGCAGCGGCCGAAGCCATGGCGCTGGGGCTGAGAATGGGCATCGATGGCCGTCGTCTCTATGAGGTCATCACTCAGTCGGCAGGCAACTCGTGGATGTTCGAGAACCGAGTGCCGCACATCCTCGATGGCGATTACACCCCGCTCTCTGCGGTGGATATCTTCGTCAAGGACCTGAACATCGTGCATGACACCGGGCGTGAATTGCGCCTTGCCATGCCGCTGGCAGCAAGCGCATTGCAGCAGTTCACTGCTGCCAGCGGCATGGGGCTGGGGCGTGAGGACGATGCTGCCGTGATCAAGGTCTATGAAGCAACGGCAGGCTTTTCGCTGCCAGCAGCCAATGATGCCTGCCTTGAGGCGGGAGAGACATCATGA